A single Marinitoga aeolica DNA region contains:
- the merA gene encoding mercury(II) reductase, whose protein sequence is MKYDLIIIGGGAAGFAAAMKANELNKKVLIINDNNNVEIGGTCVNVGCFPTKHMLYKAELIHKISNNIFDGITANVKINYEKIVEEKNKLVENAREEKYKKVLSNLENVDFVNGKAEFIDNNSVIVNGEKYFGEKFLIATGSKTFIPPIKGIEKVKYLTNKTALELKKIPEKLIVIGAGALGLEFAQMFSRFGSKVTIIEATEHIMGGVDNDFEKMMNIYFKKEGIKIIRNVKIKEIKNKKILFENNETMDFDDVLIATGRISNTDDLGLENTNIKLGKKHEIIVDKYYQADENIWAAGDVIGNPMLETVAAKEGFFAVNNMFLEEKKKIDYDLIPYAIFTDPQFASVGITENEAKKRKLKFKCNFVKIENLPKALAIKDTKGAIRLVVDSESETIIGIQLMSPMAADIIHEATMIVKNKMNINEVINTVHIFPTLSEIIKLGAQDFKRDITKMSCCVE, encoded by the coding sequence ATGAAGTATGATTTAATAATTATAGGTGGAGGAGCAGCAGGGTTTGCGGCAGCAATGAAAGCAAATGAATTGAATAAAAAAGTATTGATAATTAATGATAACAATAATGTTGAAATTGGTGGTACATGCGTTAATGTGGGATGTTTTCCAACAAAACATATGTTATATAAAGCAGAATTAATACATAAAATATCTAATAATATTTTTGATGGAATAACTGCAAATGTAAAAATAAATTATGAAAAAATTGTTGAAGAAAAAAATAAATTAGTAGAAAATGCAAGAGAAGAAAAATATAAAAAAGTTTTATCTAATTTAGAAAATGTTGATTTCGTTAATGGAAAAGCAGAATTTATAGATAATAATTCAGTTATAGTTAATGGTGAAAAATATTTTGGAGAAAAGTTTTTAATTGCAACAGGTTCAAAAACATTTATTCCGCCTATTAAAGGTATAGAAAAAGTTAAATATTTAACAAATAAAACAGCTCTTGAATTAAAAAAAATACCAGAAAAGTTAATTGTTATAGGAGCAGGTGCATTAGGATTAGAATTTGCACAAATGTTTTCGAGATTTGGTTCTAAAGTTACTATAATAGAGGCAACAGAACATATTATGGGTGGAGTAGATAATGACTTTGAAAAAATGATGAATATTTATTTTAAAAAAGAAGGAATAAAAATTATTAGAAATGTAAAAATAAAAGAAATTAAGAATAAAAAAATTTTGTTTGAAAATAATGAAACGATGGATTTTGATGATGTATTAATTGCAACAGGAAGAATTTCAAATACTGATGATCTGGGATTAGAAAATACTAATATTAAATTAGGTAAAAAGCACGAAATTATTGTTGATAAATATTATCAAGCAGATGAAAATATATGGGCAGCAGGAGATGTAATAGGTAATCCAATGTTAGAGACAGTAGCTGCTAAAGAAGGATTTTTTGCAGTGAATAATATGTTTTTAGAAGAAAAGAAAAAAATTGATTATGATCTTATACCATATGCAATTTTTACAGATCCTCAGTTTGCAAGTGTTGGAATAACTGAAAATGAAGCTAAGAAAAGAAAATTAAAATTCAAATGTAATTTTGTAAAGATAGAAAATTTACCCAAAGCTCTTGCAATTAAAGATACTAAAGGCGCTATAAGATTAGTAGTTGATAGTGAAAGTGAAACAATTATAGGTATTCAATTAATGTCTCCGATGGCTGCAGATATCATTCATGAAGCCACTATGATTGTAAAAAATAAAATGAATATTAATGAAGTAATTAACACTGTTCATATATTTCCAACATTATCAGAAATAATAAAATTAGGAGCTCAAGATTTTAAAAGGGATATAACAAAAATGAGTTGTTGTGTTGAATAG